The following proteins are co-located in the Megalobrama amblycephala isolate DHTTF-2021 linkage group LG12, ASM1881202v1, whole genome shotgun sequence genome:
- the sema3gb gene encoding sema domain, immunoglobulin domain (Ig), short basic domain, secreted, (semaphorin) 3Gb isoform X1, producing MNMMQTLLLILSLCVWGCHGNARTTPRVHLSYKELLETKTIRPFSFSFNTSDYRILHMDQDQGRLYLGSREYLVSLDMQNVNKEPLIIHWPATAQRKGECKLTGKGGQGECANFVRLIEPWNRTHLYTCGTGAYKPICTFINRGWRAEEYLFRLVPGYVDSGKGKSPYDPRQENAAALINGNLYAGVHVDFMGTDPAIFRTLGDRPAVRTEQYDSRWLNEPVFIKIQKIPDSAEKNDDKLYFFFREKSLDASGGSAPSVLARVGRVCLNDDGGQRSLVNKWTTFLKARLVCSVIGADGVETYFDELRDVFIQRTHDERNPIVYAVFSTAGSVFKGSAVCVYSMADIRNVFNGPFSHKHGHNYQWTPYTGKIPYPRPGTCPGGTFTPDLHTTKAFSDEAVNFVRAHPLMYQPIYPIHKRPLVVRTGVDYRFTTIAVDLVDAVDGRYEVLFLGTDRGTVQKVIVLPKDISTTEELILEEVEVFKTPAAVKTLKISSKRQQLYVSSERGLTQVSLHRCAVYGKACSDCCLARDPYCAWDGEHCSAFTPATKRRSRRQDIKHGDPLRQCRGFNAKVEKRLRETVQFGVEGSSTFLECQPRSPQATVKWLYQKDGKRKALSRDKEVLKTGHGILLKSLAQSDAGLYHCLATENNFKHTVARISLRILDREIVEALTESDVSVEPEHRRHHSHSHHHLLPPPPPPQSNPPPLQLHPQPEVRLINQYCQSYRQQIQSPPHKAKRNNRRHTGEQEEEELQEQ from the exons AGTTACTGGAGACAAAAACCATACGGCCATTCAGTTTCTCCTTCAATACCAGTGACTACCGAATTCTGCACATGGACCAAGACCAAGGCCGGCTCTACCTGGGCAGCCGTGAATATCTGGTCTCTCTagacatgcaaaatgtcaaTAAAGAACCCCTTATT attCACTGGCCAGCAACAGCACAAAGAAAAGGGGAGTGTAAATTAACCGGCAAAGGTGGACAG GGAGAGTGTGCTAACTTTGTGCGTCTGATTGAGCCATGGAACAGGACTCACCTGTACACCTGCGGCACAGGAGCATATAAACCCATCTGCACCTTCATCAACAGAGGCTGGAGGGCTGAg GAATATCTCTTCCGGCTTGTTCCTGGGTATGTGGACTCTGGAAAAGGAAAGTCTCCTTATGATCCCCGGCAGGAGAATGCAGCAGCTCTGATCA ATGGGAACCTGTATGCTGGGGTACATGTGGACTTTATGGGTACAGATCCAGCCATCTTCAGAACCTTGGGAGACCGTCCAGCTGTCAGAACTGAGCAGTATGACTCCCGGTGGCTGAACG AGCCGGTGTTTATAAAAATCCAGAAGATTCCAGACAGTGCAGAGAAGAATGATGATAAGCTTTACTTCTTCTTTCGGGAGAAGAGTTTAGATGCTTCTGGGGGCAGCGCTCCGAGCGTCCTCGCGAGAGTAGGCCGAGTCTGTCTG AATGATGATGGAGGTCAAAGGTCATTGGTGAATAAGTGGACGACTTTCCTCAAAGCACGACTGGTCTGTTCTGTGATTGGTGCAGACGGTGTTGAGACTTACTTTGATGAACTCA gggATGTTTTCATCCAGAGGACCCATGATGAACGGAACCCCATCGTGTATGCTGTGTTCTCCACAGCTGG ctctgtgtttaaaggctctgctgtgtgtgtgtactcaATGGCCGACATCAGAAATGTCTTCAATGGACCCTTCTCTCACAAACATGGTCACAACTATCAGTGGACACCCTACACTGGCAAAATCCCCTACCCTCGCCCGGGGACT TGTCCTGGAGGAACGTTCACCCCTGATCTCCACACCACTAAAGCCTTCTCTGACGAGGCTGTGAACTTTGTGCGTGCCCATCCGCTAATGTATCAACCTATATATCCGATACACAAGCGCCCCCTGGTGGTCAGGACTGGAGTTGATTACCGTTTCACCACCATTGCTGTGGACCTGGTGGATGCTGTGGATGGAAGATACGAGGTGCTCTTCCTGGGCACAG ATCGTGGAACAGTCCAAAAGGTGATTGTCTTACCAAAAGACATCAGCACAACAGAAGAGCTCATTTTAGAAGAGGTTGAGGTTTTTAAG ACTCCAGCAGCTGTCAAAACTCTGAAGATTTCTTCTAAAAGG CAACAGTTGTACGTGTCCTCAGAAAGGGGTCTTACCCAGGTGTCCTTGCACAGGTGTGCCGTTTATGGCAAGGCTTGTTCAGACTGCTGCCTGGCCAGAGACCCTTACTGTGCCTGGGATGGAGAACACTGCTCTGCTTTCACCCCGGCTACCAAGAG GAGAAGCAGAAGGCAAGATATCAAACACGGAGATCCCTTAAGGCAGTGCAGAGGATTCAACGCTAAAG TAGAGAAGCGTCTGAGGGAGACGGTGCAGTTTGGGGTTGAGGGGAGCAGCACTTTCCTGGAGTGCCAGCCGCGGTCCCCACAGGCCACTGTCAAATGGCTCTACCAGAAGGATGGCAAGCGAAAAGCA CTCAGTCGAGACAAAGAGGTCTTGAAGACGGGGCATGGCATCCTGCTGAAATCCCTCGCCCAATCGGATGCCGGCCTTTATCACTGCCTGGCAACCGAGAACAACTTCAAACACACCGTGGCGCGCATCTCCCTACGGATCCTGGACCGGGAGATTGTGGAGGCGTTGACTGAGTCGGACGTCTCTGTAGAACCAGAGCACCGCCGCCACCATTCCCATTCCCATCACCACCTTCTACCCCCACCCCCTCCCCCTCAGTCCAATCCACCTCCTCTCCAGCTCCACCCGCAGCCTGAAGTGCGTCTCATCAACCAGTACTGCCAGTCCTACAGGCAGCAGATACAGAGCCCACCACACAAAGCCAAACGCAACAACCGCAGGCACACAGGAGAACAGGAAGAGGAGGAGCTACAAGAGCAGTGA
- the sema3gb gene encoding sema domain, immunoglobulin domain (Ig), short basic domain, secreted, (semaphorin) 3Gb isoform X2 translates to MNMMQTLLLILSLCVWGCHGNARTTPRVHLSYKELLETKTIRPFSFSFNTSDYRILHMDQDQGRLYLGSREYLVSLDMQNVNKEPLIIHWPATAQRKGECKLTGKGGQGECANFVRLIEPWNRTHLYTCGTGAYKPICTFINRGWRAEEYLFRLVPGYVDSGKGKSPYDPRQENAAALINGNLYAGVHVDFMGTDPAIFRTLGDRPAVRTEQYDSRWLNEPVFIKIQKIPDSAEKNDDKLYFFFREKSLDASGGSAPSVLARVGRVCLNDDGGQRSLVNKWTTFLKARLVCSVIGADGVETYFDELRDVFIQRTHDERNPIVYAVFSTAGSVFKGSAVCVYSMADIRNVFNGPFSHKHGHNYQWTPYTGKIPYPRPGTCPGGTFTPDLHTTKAFSDEAVNFVRAHPLMYQPIYPIHKRPLVVRTGVDYRFTTIAVDLVDAVDGRYEVLFLGTDRGTVQKVIVLPKDISTTEELILEEVEVFKTPAAVKTLKISSKRQQLYVSSERGLTQVSLHRCAVYGKACSDCCLARDPYCAWDGEHCSAFTPATKRRSRRQDIKHGDPLRQCRGFNAKEKRLRETVQFGVEGSSTFLECQPRSPQATVKWLYQKDGKRKALSRDKEVLKTGHGILLKSLAQSDAGLYHCLATENNFKHTVARISLRILDREIVEALTESDVSVEPEHRRHHSHSHHHLLPPPPPPQSNPPPLQLHPQPEVRLINQYCQSYRQQIQSPPHKAKRNNRRHTGEQEEEELQEQ, encoded by the exons AGTTACTGGAGACAAAAACCATACGGCCATTCAGTTTCTCCTTCAATACCAGTGACTACCGAATTCTGCACATGGACCAAGACCAAGGCCGGCTCTACCTGGGCAGCCGTGAATATCTGGTCTCTCTagacatgcaaaatgtcaaTAAAGAACCCCTTATT attCACTGGCCAGCAACAGCACAAAGAAAAGGGGAGTGTAAATTAACCGGCAAAGGTGGACAG GGAGAGTGTGCTAACTTTGTGCGTCTGATTGAGCCATGGAACAGGACTCACCTGTACACCTGCGGCACAGGAGCATATAAACCCATCTGCACCTTCATCAACAGAGGCTGGAGGGCTGAg GAATATCTCTTCCGGCTTGTTCCTGGGTATGTGGACTCTGGAAAAGGAAAGTCTCCTTATGATCCCCGGCAGGAGAATGCAGCAGCTCTGATCA ATGGGAACCTGTATGCTGGGGTACATGTGGACTTTATGGGTACAGATCCAGCCATCTTCAGAACCTTGGGAGACCGTCCAGCTGTCAGAACTGAGCAGTATGACTCCCGGTGGCTGAACG AGCCGGTGTTTATAAAAATCCAGAAGATTCCAGACAGTGCAGAGAAGAATGATGATAAGCTTTACTTCTTCTTTCGGGAGAAGAGTTTAGATGCTTCTGGGGGCAGCGCTCCGAGCGTCCTCGCGAGAGTAGGCCGAGTCTGTCTG AATGATGATGGAGGTCAAAGGTCATTGGTGAATAAGTGGACGACTTTCCTCAAAGCACGACTGGTCTGTTCTGTGATTGGTGCAGACGGTGTTGAGACTTACTTTGATGAACTCA gggATGTTTTCATCCAGAGGACCCATGATGAACGGAACCCCATCGTGTATGCTGTGTTCTCCACAGCTGG ctctgtgtttaaaggctctgctgtgtgtgtgtactcaATGGCCGACATCAGAAATGTCTTCAATGGACCCTTCTCTCACAAACATGGTCACAACTATCAGTGGACACCCTACACTGGCAAAATCCCCTACCCTCGCCCGGGGACT TGTCCTGGAGGAACGTTCACCCCTGATCTCCACACCACTAAAGCCTTCTCTGACGAGGCTGTGAACTTTGTGCGTGCCCATCCGCTAATGTATCAACCTATATATCCGATACACAAGCGCCCCCTGGTGGTCAGGACTGGAGTTGATTACCGTTTCACCACCATTGCTGTGGACCTGGTGGATGCTGTGGATGGAAGATACGAGGTGCTCTTCCTGGGCACAG ATCGTGGAACAGTCCAAAAGGTGATTGTCTTACCAAAAGACATCAGCACAACAGAAGAGCTCATTTTAGAAGAGGTTGAGGTTTTTAAG ACTCCAGCAGCTGTCAAAACTCTGAAGATTTCTTCTAAAAGG CAACAGTTGTACGTGTCCTCAGAAAGGGGTCTTACCCAGGTGTCCTTGCACAGGTGTGCCGTTTATGGCAAGGCTTGTTCAGACTGCTGCCTGGCCAGAGACCCTTACTGTGCCTGGGATGGAGAACACTGCTCTGCTTTCACCCCGGCTACCAAGAG GAGAAGCAGAAGGCAAGATATCAAACACGGAGATCCCTTAAGGCAGTGCAGAGGATTCAACGCTAAAG AGAAGCGTCTGAGGGAGACGGTGCAGTTTGGGGTTGAGGGGAGCAGCACTTTCCTGGAGTGCCAGCCGCGGTCCCCACAGGCCACTGTCAAATGGCTCTACCAGAAGGATGGCAAGCGAAAAGCA CTCAGTCGAGACAAAGAGGTCTTGAAGACGGGGCATGGCATCCTGCTGAAATCCCTCGCCCAATCGGATGCCGGCCTTTATCACTGCCTGGCAACCGAGAACAACTTCAAACACACCGTGGCGCGCATCTCCCTACGGATCCTGGACCGGGAGATTGTGGAGGCGTTGACTGAGTCGGACGTCTCTGTAGAACCAGAGCACCGCCGCCACCATTCCCATTCCCATCACCACCTTCTACCCCCACCCCCTCCCCCTCAGTCCAATCCACCTCCTCTCCAGCTCCACCCGCAGCCTGAAGTGCGTCTCATCAACCAGTACTGCCAGTCCTACAGGCAGCAGATACAGAGCCCACCACACAAAGCCAAACGCAACAACCGCAGGCACACAGGAGAACAGGAAGAGGAGGAGCTACAAGAGCAGTGA
- the wasb gene encoding WASP actin nucleation promoting factor b has product MSKGKTKALENMPSSLLSSQENDRLLELLGRRCVSMATAVVQLYMALPHSPTQWSLQHTGVVCFVKDNPKRSYFIRLYDIKEGKMIWEQELYNQMTYSCPVRFFHTFAADDCQVGLNFACETEAEVFRNVTEEKINHRSNRQEKRPHAPSEEKRALQQIPPTNGPVSQPSVMPTVDIQNPDIVASRYRSTPVPTPAPASISTGKKDKKGKKKGPRLTKADIGAPSGFKHVTHIGWDPNSGFDTNNLDPDLKKLFNSAGISDAQLADKETSKLIYDFIEESGGLDAVKEEMRKQGGPRSAPAPPPPRGGLPQVPGPPGRPPPPTRSPGPPHRGPPPPGGRSGPPPPPPAPASHPPPPPSHSHKPPPPPMGGGAPPPPPPPPPPPPPPSSGTNIPISPGSSAPPPPPSGGGGGGGGRGTLLEEIRRGRVLKNVSESPDPNPSAQDESSEGIVGALMMVMQKRSKVIHSSDDEADDGGDEEEEDEWDD; this is encoded by the exons ATGAGTAAAGGAAAAACCAAAGCGCTGGAGAACATGCCCAGTTCTCTCCTCAGCAGCCAGGAGAATGATCGCCTGCTGGAGCTGCTAGGAAGGAGATGTGTG tccATGGCCACAGCAGTTGTTCAGTTGTACATGGCTCTACCTCACAGTCCGACCCAATGGAGTCTGCAACATACAGGAGTCGTGTGTTTCGTTAAGGACAATCCTAAACGTTCATATTTCATCCGGCTCTATGACATAAAG GAGGGTAAAATGATTTGGGAGCAGGAGCTGTATAATCAGATGACATATTCCTGTCCAGTGAGGTTCTTCCACACTTTTGCAGCTGAT GACTGTCAAGTAGGTTTGAACTTTGCCTGTGAAACAGAAGCTGAAGTTTTCAGAAACGTCACAGAGGAGAAGATTAATCATAGATCCAACCGCCAGG AAAAAAGACCGCATGCTCCATCTGAAG AAAAACGGGCACTACAACAAATCCCTCCAACAAATG GTCCAGTTTCACAGCCAAGTGTAATGCCCACAGTAGACATCCAGAACCCAGATATTGTTGCATCGAGGTACCGCTCTACCCCAGTGCCGACCCCTGCACCAGCTTCAATCTCCACAggcaaaaaagacaaaaagggaAAGAAGAAAGGCCCAAGGCTCACTAAGGCAGATATTGGAGCTCCTAGTGGATTCAA GCATGTCACTCATATTGGGTGGGATCCAAACTCTGGTTTTGAT ACCAACAATCTCGACCCTGACCTAAAGAAACTGTTTAACAGTGCTGGTATCAGTGATGCCCAGCTGGCAGATAAAGAAACATCTAAGTTAATCTATGACTTCATTGAGGAGTCTGGAGGGCTGGATGCAGTAAAAGAGGAAATGAGGAAACAGG GAGGTCCTCGTTCTGCCCCTGCACCTCCTCCGCCCCGTGGTGGGCTACCCCAGGTCCCAGGCCCACCCGGACGCCCTCCACCACCTACACGCAGTCCTGGACCTCCGCATCGCGGTCCACCTCCACCTGGAGGTCGCTCTGGCCCTCCACCTCCACCTCCAGCGCCAGCCTCTCACCCGCCACCACCACCCAGCCACAGTCACAAGCCACCTCCTCCACCTATGGGTGGAGGTGCACCGCCTCCACCTCCGCCCCCACCTCCTCCCCCACCCCCACCTTCTTCAGGCACTAACATTCCCATTAGCCCTGGCAGCTCCGCTCCACCTCCTCCTCCCTctggtggaggaggaggaggaggaggacgaGGAACCTTACTGGAGGAAATTCGTCGTGGacgtgtgctaaaaaat GTGTCTGAATCCCCGGACCCTAATCCTTCAGCTCAAGATGAGTCCTCAGAGGGAATTGTGGGAGCTCTGATGATGGTGATGCAGAAAAGGAGTAAAGTTATCCATTCCTCAG ATGATGAAGCCGATGATGGGGGTGAtgaagaggaagaggatgaaTGGGACGATTAA